One region of Skermanella mucosa genomic DNA includes:
- a CDS encoding DUF2934 domain-containing protein codes for MTGNLEDRIRRRAHEIWEHAGQPEGRNDEHWEQACRELAAEDAATGREFDVEPNLSAVAAGRMEATGSPQAPLSPGAANSSRMAKARRKDAT; via the coding sequence ATGACTGGGAACCTGGAAGATCGCATCCGGCGGCGCGCCCATGAGATATGGGAGCATGCTGGACAGCCCGAAGGCCGGAACGACGAGCATTGGGAACAGGCCTGCCGGGAACTGGCGGCCGAGGATGCAGCGACGGGCCGGGAGTTCGACGTCGAACCGAACCTGTCGGCCGTTGCCGCCGGACGCATGGAGGCGACCGGGTCGCCGCAGGCTCCCTTGTCGCCGGGTGCCGCCAACAGCAGCAGGATGGCCAAGGCCCGGCGGAAGGACGCGACCTGA
- a CDS encoding DUF2795 domain-containing protein, giving the protein MSKGLDGHSPTDVTHHLKGIDFPAGKEDLVKHAKQQGADESVVDLIGKMPDGQYETMADVMKGVGKAG; this is encoded by the coding sequence ATGAGCAAGGGCCTGGACGGACATTCCCCGACCGACGTGACCCATCACCTGAAGGGGATCGATTTTCCCGCCGGGAAGGAGGATCTGGTCAAGCACGCGAAGCAGCAGGGCGCCGACGAGAGCGTGGTCGACCTGATCGGCAAGATGCCCGACGGCCAGTACGAGACCATGGCCGACGTCATGAAGGGCGTGGGCAAAGCCGGCTGA
- a CDS encoding nucleotidyltransferase family protein, with product MRTLDDILTELRSLQPALRRRYPIRSMGVFGSYARGEQREGSDLDLLIGLGEGIDLIGFAGLQIDLSDALGISVDLVDREALRPRLAEAVLAEVVPL from the coding sequence ATGCGCACCCTTGACGATATCCTGACTGAACTGCGCTCGTTGCAGCCGGCGTTGCGCCGTCGTTACCCCATTCGTTCCATGGGTGTGTTCGGGTCCTACGCCCGGGGTGAACAGCGCGAAGGAAGCGATCTCGACTTGCTGATCGGATTGGGCGAGGGAATTGATCTGATTGGTTTCGCAGGACTTCAGATCGACCTCAGCGATGCTCTCGGGATTTCAGTCGACCTGGTGGATCGGGAGGCCTTGCGCCCTCGGTTGGCCGAAGCTGTTCTGGCCGAGGTCGTGCCCCTGTAA
- a CDS encoding amino acid ABC transporter ATP-binding protein — translation MSDARQTAAPEAGNDIAVQLSDVHKWYGEFHVLKGIDLTVARGERIVICGPSGSGKSTLIRCINRLEEHQRGRIVVDGIELTNNLKNIDQVRRDVGMVFQHFNLFPHLTVLENCTLAPIWVRKMPKDQAEAMAMKYLERVRIPDQARKYPGQLSGGQQQRVAIARSLCMNPKVMLFDEPTSALDPEMIKEVLDVMISLAQEGMTMLCVTHEMGFARTVANRVIFMDRGEIVEQNEPIEFFNNPQSERTKLFLSQILAH, via the coding sequence ATGAGCGACGCGAGACAAACGGCGGCGCCCGAGGCTGGCAACGACATCGCGGTCCAGCTCAGCGACGTGCACAAGTGGTACGGCGAGTTCCACGTGCTGAAGGGCATCGACCTGACCGTGGCGCGCGGCGAGCGGATCGTGATCTGCGGCCCGTCCGGCTCAGGCAAGTCCACGCTGATCCGCTGCATCAACCGGCTGGAGGAACACCAGCGCGGCCGGATCGTGGTGGACGGGATCGAGCTGACCAACAACCTGAAGAACATCGACCAGGTGCGGCGCGACGTCGGCATGGTGTTCCAGCACTTCAACCTGTTCCCCCACCTGACCGTGCTGGAGAACTGCACCCTGGCGCCGATCTGGGTCCGCAAGATGCCCAAGGACCAGGCCGAGGCCATGGCGATGAAGTACCTGGAGCGGGTGCGCATCCCCGACCAAGCCCGGAAATACCCGGGCCAGCTCTCCGGCGGGCAGCAGCAGCGCGTGGCGATCGCCCGCTCGCTGTGCATGAACCCCAAGGTGATGCTGTTCGACGAACCGACCTCCGCCCTCGACCCCGAGATGATCAAGGAGGTCCTGGACGTCATGATCAGCCTCGCCCAGGAGGGCATGACGATGCTCTGCGTGACCCACGAGATGGGCTTCGCCCGCACCGTGGCGAACCGGGTGATCTTCATGGACCGCGGCGAGATCGTGGAGCAGAACGAGCCGATCGAGTTCTTCAACAACCCGCAGTCGGAACGGACCAAGCTGTTCCTCAGCCAGATCCTGGCGCATTGA
- a CDS encoding amino acid ABC transporter permease — MADHISLQGSGSVPSESAGSQVVKPPALALGPLGWVRANLFNSWFNSLLTILILWLGYQVIPPLLDWLFFSSVLPGEGVTNQTCRASGGACWAFIHEKYRLILFGLYPYEEQWRPIASILIIVGLLALSCNRNFWRPWLAAVWAGAAVVVGVLMWGGVLGLPFVRNTLWGGLPLTLILSVVGLVVAFPLSILLALGRRSDLPIVKSICVVYIELIRGVPLITVLFMASVMFPLFLPTGVTIDKLLRAQIGLILFASAYLAEVIRGGLQAIPKGQYEAADSLGLTYWQKTRMIILPQALSITIPPLVNTFIGFFKDTSLVIIIGLFDLMSASKAALTDPAWRGFYKESYLFVAVIYFVFCFFMSKYSQWLEQELHRGHKR; from the coding sequence ATGGCAGACCACATCTCCCTCCAGGGTTCCGGTTCCGTGCCGTCCGAATCCGCCGGCTCCCAGGTCGTCAAGCCGCCGGCGCTGGCGCTCGGCCCGCTCGGCTGGGTCAGGGCGAACCTGTTCAACAGCTGGTTCAACTCGCTCCTGACGATCCTGATCCTGTGGCTGGGATACCAGGTGATCCCGCCGCTGCTGGACTGGCTGTTCTTCAGCAGCGTCCTGCCGGGCGAGGGCGTGACCAACCAGACCTGCCGGGCGTCGGGCGGGGCCTGCTGGGCCTTCATCCACGAGAAGTACCGGCTGATCCTGTTCGGCCTGTACCCCTACGAGGAGCAGTGGCGGCCCATCGCCTCGATCCTGATCATCGTCGGGCTGCTGGCGCTGAGCTGCAACCGCAACTTCTGGCGGCCCTGGCTCGCCGCCGTCTGGGCGGGCGCCGCGGTCGTCGTTGGCGTGCTGATGTGGGGCGGCGTGCTGGGCCTGCCGTTCGTCCGCAACACCCTGTGGGGCGGCCTGCCGCTGACGCTGATCCTGTCGGTGGTGGGGCTGGTCGTGGCGTTCCCGCTGTCGATCCTGCTGGCGCTCGGGCGGCGGTCCGACCTGCCGATCGTCAAGTCGATCTGCGTGGTCTATATCGAGCTGATCCGCGGCGTGCCGCTGATCACCGTGCTGTTCATGGCGTCGGTGATGTTCCCGCTGTTCCTGCCGACCGGCGTGACCATCGACAAGCTGCTGCGCGCCCAGATCGGCCTGATCCTGTTCGCGTCGGCCTATCTGGCGGAGGTGATCCGCGGCGGCCTCCAGGCGATCCCCAAGGGCCAGTACGAGGCGGCGGACAGCCTGGGCCTGACCTATTGGCAGAAGACCCGCATGATCATCCTGCCGCAGGCGCTGTCGATCACCATCCCGCCGCTGGTCAACACCTTCATCGGCTTCTTCAAGGACACCTCGCTGGTGATCATCATCGGCCTGTTCGACCTGATGAGCGCGTCGAAGGCGGCGCTGACCGATCCGGCGTGGCGCGGCTTCTACAAAGAGTCGTACCTGTTCGTGGCGGTGATCTACTTCGTCTTCTGCTTCTTCATGTCGAAATACAGCCAGTGGCTGGAGCAGGAACTGCACCGCGGCCACAAGCGATAA
- a CDS encoding amino acid ABC transporter permease: MAPQAPRRSLINDPNVRAIFFQILVLGGVVLLGWYLVSNVLENLARQNIATGFSFLDREASFAIGETMIPYSPASSYSQALLVGFLNTIKVAVLGIILATILGTIIGIARLSTNFLVAKLASIYVEVIRNVPVLLQLFFWYAVISESLPGPRQALNPVTGVFLSNRGMKFPGLGDDPAWTWVGVALLAAIAGVWLLARWARKRQEATGQQFPVMLGSIGLLLGLPLLAWLAGGAPTQLDIPELQGFNFRGGINISPEFAALLLGLVIYTASFIAEIVRSGIKAVNWGQTEAASALGLHRGEVLRLVVLPQALRIIVPPTTSQYLNLTKNSSLAVAIGYPDLVSVANTTLNQTGQAIEAVSIMMAVYLTISLGISLFMNWYNTRIALVER, from the coding sequence ATGGCTCCCCAGGCGCCGCGCCGCTCCCTGATCAACGATCCGAACGTCCGGGCGATCTTCTTCCAGATCCTGGTGCTGGGCGGCGTCGTGCTGCTCGGCTGGTACCTGGTGTCCAACGTGCTGGAGAACCTGGCGCGGCAGAACATCGCGACGGGCTTCTCCTTCCTGGACCGCGAGGCAAGTTTCGCCATCGGCGAGACGATGATTCCCTATTCGCCGGCCAGCAGCTACAGCCAGGCGCTGCTCGTGGGGTTCCTCAACACCATCAAGGTGGCGGTGCTGGGCATCATCCTGGCGACGATCCTGGGCACCATCATCGGCATCGCCCGGCTGTCGACCAACTTCCTGGTGGCCAAGCTGGCCTCGATCTATGTCGAAGTCATCCGCAACGTCCCCGTCCTGCTGCAGCTGTTCTTCTGGTACGCCGTGATCAGCGAGAGCCTGCCGGGGCCGCGCCAGGCGCTGAACCCGGTGACGGGCGTGTTCCTGAGCAACCGCGGCATGAAGTTTCCGGGGCTGGGCGACGATCCGGCCTGGACCTGGGTCGGCGTCGCCCTTCTGGCCGCGATCGCCGGCGTGTGGCTGCTGGCGCGCTGGGCGCGCAAGCGCCAGGAGGCGACCGGGCAGCAGTTCCCGGTGATGCTCGGCTCCATCGGCCTGCTGCTCGGGCTGCCCCTGCTGGCCTGGCTGGCCGGGGGCGCCCCGACCCAACTCGACATTCCGGAACTGCAGGGCTTCAACTTCCGCGGCGGCATCAACATCAGCCCCGAATTCGCGGCGCTGCTGCTGGGACTGGTGATCTACACCGCCAGCTTCATCGCCGAGATCGTCCGCAGCGGCATCAAGGCGGTCAACTGGGGACAGACCGAGGCGGCCTCCGCCCTGGGCCTGCACCGCGGCGAGGTGCTTCGCCTGGTGGTGCTGCCCCAGGCCCTGCGGATCATCGTGCCGCCGACCACCAGCCAGTACCTGAACCTGACCAAGAACAGCTCGCTCGCGGTCGCGATCGGCTATCCCGACCTGGTCAGCGTCGCCAACACGACCCTGAACCAGACGGGCCAGGCGATCGAGGCGGTGTCGATCATGATGGCGGTCTACCTGACCATCAGCCTCGGCATCTCGCTGTTCATGAACTGGTACAACACCCGAATCGCCCTGGTGGAGCGCTGA
- a CDS encoding amino acid ABC transporter substrate-binding protein, with translation MKTKIIAAMGTALAIALGSGAASAGPTLNAVKQKGFVQCGVNTGLPGFSNPDSQGNWTGLDVDFCRAVAAAIFGDAKAVRFTPLSAQQRFTALQSGEIDILSRNTTWTLTRDTSLGLNFAPTTFYDGQGFMVPKALGVSSAAELSGATVCVQPGTTTELNLADYFRAKGMQFQPVVIESFDEVNAAFFSGRCDVYTTDASGMASIRSTLAPNPDDYIILPELISKEPLGPAVRHGDDEFYDIVKWTVYATIEAEEKGVNSGNVDEMLKSQDPTIQRLLGSNPGVGQALGLDEKWAYNVIKTVGNYGEIFERNVGVKTALKLERGPNALWTNGGLMYAMPVR, from the coding sequence ATGAAGACGAAAATAATTGCCGCGATGGGCACAGCGCTGGCGATCGCTCTGGGAAGCGGCGCCGCATCCGCGGGACCGACGCTGAACGCGGTCAAGCAGAAGGGTTTCGTACAGTGCGGCGTCAACACCGGCCTGCCCGGTTTCTCCAACCCGGACAGCCAGGGCAACTGGACCGGGCTGGACGTGGACTTCTGCCGCGCGGTCGCCGCCGCCATCTTCGGCGACGCCAAGGCCGTTCGCTTCACGCCGCTCTCCGCGCAGCAGCGCTTCACGGCCCTGCAGTCGGGCGAGATCGACATCCTGTCGCGCAACACGACCTGGACGCTCACCCGCGACACCTCGCTCGGCCTGAACTTCGCGCCGACCACCTTCTATGACGGCCAGGGCTTCATGGTCCCGAAGGCGCTGGGCGTGTCGAGCGCCGCGGAGCTGAGCGGCGCCACCGTCTGCGTGCAGCCCGGCACCACGACCGAGCTGAACCTCGCCGACTATTTCCGCGCCAAGGGCATGCAGTTCCAGCCGGTCGTGATCGAGTCCTTCGACGAGGTCAACGCCGCGTTCTTCTCCGGCCGCTGCGACGTCTACACCACCGACGCGTCGGGCATGGCGTCGATCCGCTCGACCCTGGCGCCCAACCCCGACGACTACATCATCCTGCCCGAGCTGATCTCGAAGGAGCCGCTCGGCCCGGCCGTGCGCCACGGCGATGACGAGTTCTACGACATCGTCAAGTGGACCGTCTACGCCACTATCGAGGCGGAGGAGAAGGGGGTCAACTCCGGCAACGTGGACGAGATGCTGAAGAGCCAGGACCCGACCATCCAGCGGCTGCTGGGATCGAACCCGGGCGTCGGACAGGCGCTCGGCCTGGACGAGAAGTGGGCCTACAACGTGATCAAGACCGTCGGCAACTACGGCGAGATCTTCGAGCGCAACGTCGGCGTCAAGACGGCGCTGAAACTGGAGCGCGGCCCGAACGCGCTGTGGACCAACGGCGGCCTGATGTACGCCATGCCGGTCCGCTGA
- the metC gene encoding cystathionine beta-lyase: MKNASPDTILTHAGNDPQANFGIVNPPVYHASTVLFPTVAALEEAGHSFDGVRYGRIGTPTSQAFEATVARLEGGFKAVTAPSGLAAISTALLAFVSAGDHILVTDSVYGPTRLFCSDMLKRLGVEAEFYDPLAGAGIERLIRPNTRVVFLESPGSLTFEVQDVPAIAAAAKKAGAIVMIDNTWGTPLFFKPFDHGVDLSIHAATKYMVGHSDAMLGVITAGTEEVWNRLKRNAVQLGTCAGPDDVYLGLRGLRTMGARLRQHQDTALALARWLQARPEVARVLHPALPDDPGHALWKRDFTGACGLFAIELKPCSAAAVASFLDGMELFGMGYSWGGYESLILPIHPEKLRTATRWRTDGPMVRLHAGLEDPDDLIADLERGLARLAAAA; this comes from the coding sequence ATGAAAAACGCCAGTCCAGACACCATCCTGACCCATGCCGGCAACGACCCGCAGGCCAATTTCGGCATCGTGAACCCGCCGGTCTACCATGCCTCGACCGTGCTGTTCCCCACAGTGGCGGCGCTGGAGGAGGCCGGCCACTCGTTCGACGGCGTCCGCTACGGCCGCATCGGCACGCCGACCTCCCAGGCGTTCGAGGCGACGGTGGCCCGGCTGGAGGGCGGCTTCAAGGCCGTGACCGCACCGTCCGGGCTGGCGGCGATCTCGACGGCGCTGCTGGCCTTCGTATCGGCCGGCGACCACATCCTGGTCACCGACAGCGTCTACGGCCCGACCCGGCTGTTCTGCTCCGACATGCTGAAGCGGCTCGGCGTCGAGGCGGAGTTCTACGATCCCCTGGCCGGGGCCGGCATCGAGCGGCTGATCCGGCCCAACACCCGCGTGGTCTTCCTGGAATCGCCCGGCTCCCTGACCTTCGAGGTGCAGGACGTGCCGGCCATCGCCGCCGCCGCGAAGAAGGCGGGCGCCATCGTCATGATCGACAACACCTGGGGAACGCCGCTGTTCTTCAAGCCGTTCGACCACGGCGTCGACCTGTCGATCCACGCCGCGACCAAATACATGGTCGGCCACTCCGACGCGATGCTCGGCGTGATCACCGCCGGCACGGAGGAGGTCTGGAACCGCCTGAAGCGCAACGCGGTGCAGCTCGGCACCTGCGCCGGGCCGGACGACGTCTATCTGGGCCTGCGCGGATTGCGCACCATGGGCGCCCGCCTCCGCCAGCACCAGGACACCGCCCTCGCCCTCGCCCGCTGGCTCCAGGCCCGGCCGGAGGTCGCCCGGGTGCTCCACCCCGCCCTGCCCGACGATCCCGGCCACGCGCTCTGGAAACGCGACTTCACCGGCGCCTGCGGCCTGTTCGCGATCGAGCTGAAGCCCTGCTCCGCGGCGGCGGTCGCCAGCTTCCTCGACGGGATGGAGCTGTTCGGGATGGGCTACAGCTGGGGCGGCTACGAGAGCCTGATCCTGCCGATCCATCCGGAGAAGCTGCGCACCGCCACCCGCTGGCGCACCGACGGCCCCATGGTCCGGCTGCATGCCGGCCTGGAGGACCCGGACGACCTGATCGCCGACCTGGAGCGCGGGCTCGCCCGGCTGGCGGCCGCGGCATGA
- the hisI gene encoding phosphoribosyl-AMP cyclohydrolase yields the protein MTMDAGTREVLDLVSFDANGLVAAVAQQHDTGEVLMLAWMNRAALEETLATGRVCYFSRSRGKLWRKGETSGQVQHLKELRVDCDGDAVLLLVDQTGVACHTGRRSCFYRAARQGGVETILDVEADPENLYGTKA from the coding sequence ATGACCATGGACGCCGGCACGCGCGAGGTGCTCGACCTCGTCAGCTTCGACGCCAACGGCCTGGTCGCCGCCGTCGCCCAGCAGCACGACACCGGCGAGGTGCTCATGCTCGCCTGGATGAACCGCGCCGCGCTGGAGGAGACGCTGGCGACCGGGCGCGTCTGCTACTTCTCCCGCTCGCGCGGCAAGCTGTGGCGCAAGGGCGAGACGTCCGGCCAGGTCCAGCACCTGAAGGAGCTTCGGGTCGACTGCGACGGCGATGCCGTGCTCCTCCTGGTCGACCAGACCGGGGTCGCCTGCCACACCGGCCGGCGGAGCTGCTTCTACCGGGCCGCACGGCAGGGGGGCGTCGAGACCATCCTGGACGTGGAGGCGGACCCCGAGAACCTCTACGGGACGAAGGCCTAG
- a CDS encoding helicase-related protein encodes MAEEMDLRDFPEDADPHLIHEIARLHPDCLTLADAGLARMEMAAASGLAALGLPLPKGKRDLLVPAERRDSVVREIQGHLDRARRRNGLLAASRRVLDPAGHVSLHPGDGRDRVRLVMTDALPWTGMAEPIRFAVSRQIDVDEFAGLDDAGQDHAGQGHIRLRDRLVADGILAERLHADAARLAERLWRYADEAGTAEDGWTFGSLCERLGRTSRNHQDADEILRRWDREFDTWRRDRAEARGRAFIDRHFDFSRYELLFPVARGMGRRLVLVVGPTNSGKTHRAMEALREASSGVYLAPLRLLALEVMDRLNRDGTPTTLLTGEEEIRTPDARHMASTIEMMDPERPVDVAVIDEVQMLADPDRGWAWTAALMGVPADTVYLLGAPEARPLVERVAAHLGEPLEVVELERKAPLSMIPKRLEWTDVEAGDALIAFSRRDVHLIRDAVHAQGLTAAVLYGALAPDVRRLEAERFLSGLADVVVATDAIGMGLNLPVRRVLFTALEKFDGTAVRPLSPVEIRQIAGRAGRFGQFEAGEFGVVARNTPQALKALMERPDARLGPQASLAVRPTRSMLARLAEYSGTTAMTLLIDWFADARTAGSLYRIGDLGALRRLALLLDERSLGFPDKLSLLFVPADLEKEAEMRLFRAILQAVEAAEPMPIGHVVPSRIDGLDDQALEDLSRACDLYYWAARRFRALFPDRDGVRERRALIGSRLGDLLASRARREREPKQSAGSAGAGSSGKGGKPPPGFRGAPRKRFGPRRR; translated from the coding sequence ATGGCTGAAGAAATGGACCTCCGGGACTTCCCCGAGGACGCCGACCCGCACCTGATCCACGAGATCGCCCGCCTGCATCCGGACTGCCTGACCCTCGCCGACGCCGGGCTGGCGCGGATGGAGATGGCCGCCGCGTCCGGACTGGCCGCCCTGGGCCTGCCGCTGCCCAAGGGCAAGCGCGACCTGCTGGTACCGGCCGAGCGGCGCGACTCCGTCGTGCGCGAGATACAGGGGCATCTGGACCGGGCGAGGCGGCGGAACGGGCTGCTTGCCGCGTCCCGCCGCGTTCTGGATCCGGCCGGGCACGTCTCGCTCCATCCCGGCGACGGGCGCGACCGGGTCCGGCTGGTCATGACCGACGCGCTGCCCTGGACCGGCATGGCGGAGCCGATCCGTTTCGCAGTTTCCCGGCAGATCGACGTGGACGAGTTCGCCGGGCTGGACGATGCCGGGCAGGACCATGCCGGGCAGGGCCATATCCGATTGCGCGACCGCTTGGTCGCCGACGGCATCCTGGCCGAGCGGCTGCATGCCGACGCGGCGCGGCTGGCCGAACGGCTCTGGCGCTACGCGGACGAGGCGGGGACCGCCGAGGACGGCTGGACTTTCGGGTCGCTGTGCGAGCGGCTCGGCCGGACGAGCCGCAACCACCAGGACGCCGACGAGATCCTGCGCCGCTGGGACCGGGAATTCGACACGTGGCGGCGCGACAGGGCCGAGGCGCGCGGCCGGGCCTTCATCGACCGGCATTTCGATTTCTCGCGTTACGAGCTTCTCTTCCCGGTTGCGCGCGGCATGGGACGGCGCCTCGTCCTGGTGGTCGGGCCGACCAACTCGGGCAAGACCCACCGCGCGATGGAAGCCCTGCGGGAGGCGTCTTCCGGAGTCTATCTGGCGCCGCTTCGGCTGCTGGCCCTTGAGGTCATGGACCGGCTGAACCGCGACGGCACGCCGACGACGCTGCTGACCGGCGAGGAGGAGATCCGGACGCCGGACGCCCGGCACATGGCCTCCACCATCGAGATGATGGACCCGGAACGGCCGGTCGACGTGGCGGTGATCGATGAGGTCCAGATGCTGGCCGATCCCGACCGCGGCTGGGCCTGGACCGCGGCGCTGATGGGCGTTCCCGCCGATACCGTCTACCTGCTGGGAGCGCCAGAGGCCCGGCCGCTGGTCGAGCGGGTGGCGGCCCATCTGGGCGAGCCGCTGGAGGTCGTCGAACTGGAGCGCAAGGCGCCGCTGTCGATGATCCCGAAGCGGCTGGAATGGACCGACGTCGAGGCCGGGGACGCGCTGATCGCCTTCTCCCGGCGGGACGTCCACCTGATCCGCGACGCGGTCCATGCCCAGGGGCTGACGGCCGCCGTCCTCTACGGAGCCCTGGCGCCGGACGTCCGCCGGCTGGAGGCGGAACGCTTCCTGTCCGGGCTGGCCGACGTGGTCGTCGCGACCGACGCCATCGGCATGGGGCTGAACCTGCCGGTGCGCCGCGTGCTGTTCACCGCCCTGGAGAAGTTCGACGGCACCGCGGTCCGGCCGCTGTCGCCGGTGGAGATCCGCCAGATCGCCGGGCGGGCGGGGCGCTTCGGCCAGTTCGAGGCCGGCGAGTTCGGCGTTGTCGCCCGCAACACGCCCCAGGCGCTCAAGGCGCTGATGGAGCGGCCCGACGCCAGGCTGGGACCGCAGGCGTCGCTGGCGGTCCGGCCGACCCGCTCCATGCTGGCCCGGCTGGCGGAGTACAGCGGCACGACGGCGATGACCCTGCTGATCGACTGGTTCGCGGACGCCAGGACGGCGGGATCGCTCTACCGCATCGGCGACCTGGGGGCCCTCCGCCGCCTGGCGCTGCTGCTGGACGAGCGGTCGTTGGGTTTTCCGGACAAGCTGAGCCTGCTGTTCGTCCCCGCCGACCTGGAGAAGGAGGCCGAGATGCGGCTGTTCCGGGCGATCCTCCAGGCCGTCGAGGCCGCGGAGCCGATGCCCATCGGCCATGTGGTGCCGAGCCGGATCGACGGGCTGGACGACCAGGCGCTGGAGGATCTGTCGCGCGCCTGCGACCTCTACTACTGGGCGGCGCGCCGGTTCCGGGCGCTGTTCCCCGACCGCGACGGGGTGCGCGAGCGGCGGGCGCTGATCGGCAGCCGGTTGGGGGACCTGCTCGCCTCCCGCGCACGCCGCGAGCGGGAGCCGAAGCAATCCGCCGGCTCGGCCGGGGCCGGATCGTCAGGGAAGGGCGGGAAGCCCCCGCCGGGCTTCCGCGGGGCGCCGCGCAAGCGCTTCGGGCCGCGGCGGCGATGA
- a CDS encoding globin-coupled sensor protein, whose protein sequence is MDMDVGSDRDEVQRLSFLRIDQKTRDTLKEFASELEELLPPALDQFYRHIREYPELKSMFSSESRIEHARSAQLKHWLNLFSGRFDSEYFASVRRIGLTHSRIGLEPRWYIGGYAFTVNHLYDSATRKFSNRWRPEVARAKLSDLLSALNKAVMLDMDLAISIYIEENKAVYDRQLDQLAESFRSTVVGIVEAVGGQASHLDATAEAMSAASEETSRQAIAVAAAAEQASQNVETVAAAAEELSKSIQEITRQVTRSSDTSRRAVADGQRTDGLLHTLSTAAESIGAVVNLINDIANQTNLLALNATIEAARAGEAGKGFAVVANEVKQLATQTARATGDIKGQVGEIQEATQGAVAAIRNILGTITDMDQICSLIAAAVEEQAAATQEIARNVEQAATGTQEVALNIAGVTSASSETTRSVSTVRSTAGELSGQSAALQREVGNFLRSIKAA, encoded by the coding sequence ATGGATATGGATGTCGGCAGCGATCGCGATGAAGTCCAGCGTCTGAGCTTCTTGCGAATTGACCAGAAGACCCGGGACACCTTGAAGGAGTTCGCCTCCGAGTTGGAGGAGCTTCTGCCGCCGGCTCTGGATCAGTTCTATCGGCACATCCGCGAATATCCCGAGCTGAAGTCGATGTTCTCAAGCGAAAGCCGGATCGAACATGCGCGGTCGGCGCAGCTCAAGCATTGGCTCAACCTGTTTTCCGGCAGGTTCGACAGCGAGTATTTCGCCTCGGTCAGGCGGATCGGGCTGACCCACAGCCGGATCGGGCTGGAGCCCCGCTGGTACATCGGCGGCTATGCCTTCACCGTCAATCACCTCTACGATTCCGCCACCCGCAAGTTCAGCAACCGGTGGCGGCCGGAGGTTGCCCGGGCGAAGCTGTCCGACCTGCTCAGTGCGCTGAACAAGGCAGTGATGCTCGACATGGACCTCGCCATCTCCATCTATATCGAGGAGAACAAGGCGGTCTACGACCGGCAGCTCGACCAGCTCGCCGAGAGTTTCCGGAGCACGGTCGTCGGCATCGTGGAGGCCGTCGGCGGACAGGCCAGCCATCTGGACGCCACCGCCGAGGCGATGTCCGCAGCGTCCGAGGAAACCAGCCGCCAGGCGATCGCCGTGGCCGCCGCCGCCGAGCAGGCGAGCCAGAATGTCGAGACCGTCGCCGCCGCCGCGGAGGAACTGTCCAAGTCGATCCAGGAGATCACCCGGCAGGTGACCCGATCGTCCGACACCTCGCGCCGGGCGGTCGCCGACGGCCAGCGGACCGACGGGCTCCTGCACACCCTGTCCACCGCCGCCGAAAGCATCGGCGCCGTCGTCAACCTGATCAACGACATCGCCAACCAGACCAACCTGCTGGCGCTCAACGCCACGATCGAGGCGGCCCGCGCCGGCGAGGCCGGCAAAGGCTTCGCCGTGGTCGCCAACGAGGTCAAGCAGCTCGCCACCCAGACGGCCCGCGCCACCGGCGACATCAAGGGTCAGGTGGGCGAGATCCAGGAGGCGACCCAGGGCGCGGTGGCCGCCATCCGCAACATACTGGGCACCATCACGGACATGGACCAGATCTGCTCGCTGATCGCCGCCGCGGTGGAGGAGCAGGCCGCGGCGACCCAGGAGATCGCCCGCAACGTCGAGCAGGCGGCCACCGGGACCCAGGAGGTGGCGCTCAACATCGCGGGCGTCACGTCGGCCTCGTCGGAAACCACCAGGTCCGTCTCGACGGTGCGCAGCACCGCCGGCGAGCTCAGCGGCCAGTCGGCGGCGCTCCAGCGGGAAGTCGGCAACTTCCTGCGGTCGATCAAGGCGGCGTAG